In the genome of Nocardia terpenica, one region contains:
- a CDS encoding DUF5130 domain-containing protein, with translation MASSKWPAVVEADLPHGWVVTTSGRVSGVHEAGDVFKEAPFSDKERLIMDNTLTEATRSTKVRFNVYIGDLGADAAAGVDALFPATPEAARSVLIAVSPNDKAVEVRSGRDVADRVNDRVCQLGVTAALSSLRQGELIDGLVSAVRVMAAAIGRPS, from the coding sequence GTGGCAAGTTCTAAGTGGCCCGCGGTGGTCGAGGCCGACCTGCCGCACGGATGGGTCGTCACCACCAGCGGACGGGTCTCCGGCGTGCACGAGGCCGGCGACGTGTTCAAGGAGGCGCCGTTCAGCGACAAGGAACGGCTGATCATGGACAACACGCTCACCGAGGCCACCCGCAGCACGAAGGTGCGCTTCAACGTCTACATCGGCGATCTCGGTGCGGACGCCGCCGCGGGTGTCGACGCGCTGTTCCCGGCCACCCCCGAGGCGGCCCGCTCGGTGCTCATCGCCGTCTCGCCGAACGACAAGGCCGTCGAGGTGCGCTCCGGCCGCGACGTCGCCGACCGGGTCAACGACCGAGTCTGCCAACTCGGCGTCACCGCCGCCCTCAGCTCCCTGCGCCAGGGCGAATTGATCGACGGCCTGGTATCCGCGGTCCGCGTAATGGCCGCCGCCATCGGCCGCCCCAGCTGA
- a CDS encoding class I SAM-dependent methyltransferase: MVTLPPGHPGPPEHQPHRARDMAESFGAEAARYDRARPRYPDAMVHRLVAASPGPDVLDVGCGTGIAARQFRAAGCRVLGVEPDARMADFARAQGFEVEVARFEEWDHGGRTFDAVIAGQAWHWVDPLAGARSSARALRPGGRFAAFWNAMQLPPEVEDAFAEVYHRLLPDLPILRGMTAGAEAYSAICTRAEEALRTTDSFTDIDRWQFPWPHTYTRDEWLDGLPTAGVSARLPTTTMTELLTDIGKAIDNIGGTFTMHYTAVVLTAQRTDTT, translated from the coding sequence ATGGTCACTCTACCGCCCGGGCACCCGGGACCTCCCGAGCACCAACCACATCGGGCCCGCGATATGGCCGAATCGTTCGGCGCGGAGGCGGCCCGCTACGACCGCGCCCGTCCCCGCTACCCCGATGCCATGGTGCACCGCCTCGTCGCCGCGAGCCCCGGCCCGGACGTGCTCGACGTCGGCTGTGGAACCGGCATCGCGGCGCGGCAGTTCCGCGCGGCGGGCTGCCGGGTGCTGGGCGTCGAACCCGATGCGCGCATGGCCGATTTCGCGCGAGCGCAGGGATTCGAGGTCGAGGTGGCGCGCTTCGAGGAATGGGATCATGGCGGGCGCACCTTCGACGCGGTCATCGCGGGCCAAGCCTGGCACTGGGTGGATCCCCTTGCGGGAGCGCGGAGTTCGGCGCGGGCCCTGCGCCCCGGCGGCCGCTTCGCCGCGTTCTGGAACGCGATGCAACTTCCGCCCGAGGTGGAGGACGCCTTCGCGGAGGTCTACCACCGCCTGCTCCCCGACCTGCCGATCCTGCGCGGCATGACGGCCGGAGCCGAGGCATACTCGGCGATCTGCACCCGCGCGGAAGAGGCCCTGCGCACCACGGACAGCTTCACCGACATCGACCGGTGGCAATTCCCCTGGCCCCACACCTACACCCGCGACGAATGGCTCGACGGCCTCCCCACCGCAGGCGTCAGCGCCCGCCTCCCCACCACCACCATGACCGAATTACTCACCGACATAGGCAAAGCCATCGACAACATCGGCGGCACCTTCACAATGCACTACACAGCCGTCGTACTCACCGCCCAACGCACCGACACCACCTGA